The Muricauda sp. SCSIO 65647 genome includes a region encoding these proteins:
- a CDS encoding cupin domain-containing protein — protein MKLNPKEALKKLARHDSPFLDLFSHGSLQVEIYKPEKVDLQLPHARDEIYVVIEGTGEFLNGGERMTFSAGDFLFVPAGVEHRFENFTDDFSTWVFFYGPEGGEKP, from the coding sequence ATGAAATTAAATCCAAAAGAAGCACTTAAAAAACTGGCCCGACACGATTCCCCGTTTTTAGATTTATTCTCGCACGGTTCACTTCAGGTTGAAATCTATAAACCTGAAAAAGTCGATTTGCAACTGCCCCATGCACGTGATGAAATCTATGTCGTGATTGAGGGTACCGGTGAATTTCTCAACGGTGGTGAGCGAATGACCTTCAGTGCCGGTGATTTTTTGTTCGTCCCTGCTGGGGTCGAGCACCGCTTTGAGAACTTTACCGATGATTTTTCGACATGGGTATTCTTCTATGGCCCAGAAGGAGGTGAAAAGCCTTAA
- a CDS encoding thioredoxin family protein, with product MARTPSNMLPLGTLAPEFSLVDTTTDKTLNLQVLKGDNGTLVMFICNHCPFVKHVNSELARLGREYQKKGIGFIAISSNDVVNYPDDAPHLMKEVAEQEDYTFPYLYDETQEVAKAYDAACTPDFFLFDGNLKLVYRGQLDDSRPGNGLPVTGNDLRNAMDALLDGKPIDEDQKPSIGCNIKWADNRQ from the coding sequence ATGGCACGCACACCTAGTAATATGCTTCCCCTGGGTACTTTGGCACCAGAATTCAGTTTGGTTGACACCACTACCGATAAAACCTTGAACCTTCAAGTACTGAAAGGCGACAACGGTACGCTTGTGATGTTCATCTGCAATCACTGCCCTTTTGTGAAGCATGTGAACAGTGAGCTTGCCAGATTGGGAAGGGAATACCAAAAAAAGGGTATTGGTTTTATCGCGATTTCAAGTAATGATGTTGTAAACTACCCAGACGATGCGCCCCATTTAATGAAAGAAGTGGCCGAGCAAGAAGACTATACCTTTCCGTATCTTTACGATGAGACACAAGAAGTCGCCAAAGCCTACGATGCGGCCTGCACACCTGATTTCTTTCTGTTCGATGGAAATTTGAAATTGGTCTATCGCGGACAATTGGATGATTCCCGCCCAGGAAACGGCCTTCCCGTCACTGGAAATGACCTACGCAATGCCATGGATGCACTGCTTGATGGCAAGCCTATTGACGAAGATCAAAAGCCCAGTATTGGATGCAACATCAAATGGGCCGATAATCGGCAATGA
- a CDS encoding tRNA-binding protein — protein MTETIQWPDFAKVDMRVGTIIEVNDFEKAHKPAYRIKIDFGSEMGIKKSSAQITQRYQKEDLLGRQVVAVVNFPKKQIADFMSECLILGAVEGDDVVLLHPGFNVPNGLKIS, from the coding sequence ATGACCGAGACAATTCAATGGCCTGATTTTGCCAAGGTCGATATGCGGGTGGGCACCATTATTGAAGTGAATGACTTTGAAAAGGCCCATAAACCTGCCTATCGGATAAAAATCGATTTTGGCTCTGAGATGGGCATTAAAAAATCATCTGCTCAAATCACCCAGCGGTATCAAAAAGAAGATTTGCTGGGCAGACAGGTAGTTGCAGTTGTGAACTTTCCTAAAAAGCAAATAGCTGATTTTATGAGCGAATGCCTTATATTGGGTGCCGTTGAGGGTGATGACGTGGTGCTTTTGCACCCTGGTTTCAATGTCCCAAACGGACTCAAAATTTCCTAA
- a CDS encoding bile acid:sodium symporter family protein has product MEELIDNVHINFDSKSLWVLNVALAFVMFGVALDISLNDFKQLLRHPKLVLAGVFSQFLLLPAVTFILVVTAHPIPSMALGMFMVAACPGGNISNFITHLAKGNAALSVTLTAIATLLAIVMTPFNLQFWGSLYEPTEHILREVAISPFEMVKLVALLLGVPLVLGMLVNHVWPNVAKRLAKGFKLGSLIFFVLLIFLALYNNLDIFFEYVLYVFWLVAMHNLVAFLTGFSLAKALGFSKENVRSITIETGIQNSGLGLLLIFTFFDGLGGMALLTAFWGIWHLVSGLLLGSYWGYRPLKKEKTV; this is encoded by the coding sequence TTGGAAGAGCTGATAGATAACGTTCATATCAATTTTGATAGCAAATCGCTCTGGGTGCTCAATGTTGCCCTTGCATTTGTTATGTTCGGAGTTGCTTTAGACATTTCACTTAATGATTTCAAGCAACTGCTTCGACACCCGAAATTGGTGTTGGCAGGGGTCTTCAGTCAGTTTCTTTTGCTACCGGCAGTGACTTTTATATTGGTTGTGACGGCCCATCCCATACCCAGTATGGCCCTGGGCATGTTCATGGTGGCTGCATGCCCCGGTGGCAACATTTCTAATTTTATCACCCACCTGGCCAAGGGAAATGCTGCACTTTCGGTCACTTTAACGGCCATTGCGACTTTATTGGCCATTGTCATGACCCCTTTTAACCTACAATTCTGGGGCTCGTTGTACGAACCTACCGAGCATATTTTGCGTGAAGTGGCGATATCGCCCTTTGAAATGGTCAAACTGGTAGCGTTATTATTGGGGGTGCCCCTGGTATTGGGTATGCTGGTGAACCATGTTTGGCCAAATGTCGCAAAACGTTTGGCAAAAGGGTTCAAATTGGGCTCGTTGATTTTTTTTGTATTGCTTATTTTTTTGGCACTTTACAACAACCTCGATATTTTTTTTGAGTATGTGCTCTATGTATTTTGGTTGGTGGCCATGCACAATTTAGTGGCTTTTCTTACGGGTTTCTCATTGGCAAAGGCCTTGGGGTTTTCAAAGGAAAATGTTCGAAGTATCACTATCGAAACGGGCATTCAGAACTCGGGTCTTGGCCTACTTCTGATTTTTACTTTTTTTGATGGTTTGGGCGGAATGGCCCTTTTGACCGCTTTTTGGGGCATTTGGCATTTGGTCTCTGGACTTTTATTGGGCAGTTATTGGGGTTATCGCCCTTTGAAGAAAGAGAAAACAGTGTGA
- a CDS encoding lysophospholipid acyltransferase family protein, which yields MRRLGYYFFKYWVSVGLFFYYKKIRIEGLGNIPKDKPVLFVSNHQNALMDVLLIATHCSRRPWFLTRADVFKNYLFRHLFRFLQMLPIYRMRDGRSSLSKNEAIFDTCGILLVSGEALLLFPEANHSLKRQVRPLSKGFTRIIDKALERQNDLDVHLVPIGQNYQYPIRWGDSAAVYYGRPIRVQEFMASKEYKTILKQEIFDRLIQLTSHIADNRDYEGSIKKLKALDIDFTHPEKVNAKLKTLSALPPDSGEKNNFLQTLGRFLFYMANLPLVFLWRVLIKPTVPEPEFISTFRFGFAMLAYPIFYLLSFLILKNLYEWKTACLLVMVHAAFNLFLTKVLGVTSSVRRK from the coding sequence GTGAGACGGCTCGGCTATTATTTTTTTAAGTATTGGGTCTCAGTGGGCCTGTTCTTTTACTATAAAAAAATCAGGATAGAGGGCCTAGGGAATATACCGAAAGACAAGCCCGTGCTCTTTGTTTCGAACCACCAAAATGCTTTGATGGATGTTTTGCTTATCGCTACGCATTGTAGTAGGAGACCGTGGTTCTTGACCCGTGCCGATGTGTTCAAGAACTATTTGTTTCGTCATTTGTTTCGATTTTTACAGATGCTGCCCATCTATCGAATGCGAGATGGCAGAAGCTCACTATCAAAGAATGAAGCCATTTTCGATACCTGCGGAATCTTATTGGTTTCTGGTGAAGCATTATTACTATTTCCAGAGGCCAACCATAGCCTTAAGAGGCAAGTGCGGCCTTTGAGCAAGGGGTTCACCCGAATCATAGATAAGGCCCTAGAAAGGCAAAACGATCTAGATGTTCATTTGGTGCCCATTGGGCAGAATTACCAATATCCCATTAGGTGGGGAGATAGCGCGGCAGTTTATTATGGTCGACCGATCAGGGTACAAGAATTTATGGCCTCAAAAGAGTATAAGACCATACTGAAGCAAGAAATTTTTGATCGATTGATACAGCTGACGTCACACATTGCAGATAATAGAGATTATGAAGGTTCGATCAAAAAACTGAAAGCACTTGACATTGATTTTACGCACCCAGAAAAGGTAAATGCCAAATTGAAGACTCTCTCCGCTCTACCACCAGACAGCGGAGAGAAAAACAATTTCTTGCAGACTTTAGGTAGATTTTTGTTCTACATGGCCAATTTGCCCTTGGTTTTTTTGTGGCGGGTCTTGATCAAGCCCACAGTACCAGAGCCAGAGTTCATCTCTACGTTTCGATTTGGTTTTGCCATGTTGGCGTATCCTATATTTTATCTGCTTTCTTTCTTGATTCTAAAAAACCTTTATGAATGGAAAACGGCATGCCTTTTGGTTATGGTGCATGCCGCTTTTAATCTTTTTTTGACCAAAGTGTTGGGGGTCACATCATCTGTCCGAAGAAAATAG